Proteins encoded together in one Acetobacteroides hydrogenigenes window:
- the trxB gene encoding thioredoxin-disulfide reductase: protein MDNVKNEHVKCLILGSGPAGYTAAIYAARANMSPVVYEGMEPGGQLTTTTEVDNFPGYPQGITGPKLMEDLRNQALRFDADIRFGYATSADLSQRPFKVTIDESKVVDADTLIIATGATAKYLGLNSEQKFRGQGVSACATCDGFFYRGQDVAVVGGGDTAAEEATYLATICRKVYLIVRRHELRASKAMQEKVFNTANIEVLWGHQTKEILGDMSGVNGALLVSDKGEETKIDITGFFVAIGHQPNTAFLGGQLDLDEVGYIKTEGGTSKTNIPGVFAAGDVKDPHYRQAITAAGSGCVAALDAERFYNMNVTK from the coding sequence ATGGACAATGTAAAGAATGAGCATGTTAAATGCTTAATATTAGGAAGTGGGCCTGCAGGATACACGGCTGCTATTTACGCCGCAAGGGCAAATATGTCGCCTGTGGTATACGAAGGAATGGAACCAGGTGGCCAGTTAACTACCACTACCGAAGTTGACAACTTTCCTGGATACCCTCAAGGAATAACTGGTCCAAAGCTAATGGAGGATCTACGAAATCAAGCACTTCGTTTTGATGCTGATATTCGTTTTGGTTATGCAACTTCTGCTGATTTGTCTCAACGACCATTTAAGGTGACAATAGATGAGTCGAAGGTTGTTGATGCTGATACGCTAATTATTGCTACTGGTGCTACTGCAAAATATTTGGGACTGAATTCGGAGCAAAAGTTCCGTGGTCAAGGCGTTTCTGCTTGTGCAACCTGTGACGGATTCTTCTATCGTGGTCAAGATGTTGCTGTGGTGGGAGGTGGTGATACCGCTGCTGAAGAGGCAACCTACCTGGCAACTATTTGTCGTAAAGTTTACCTCATTGTACGTAGGCATGAACTTAGGGCATCGAAGGCTATGCAGGAAAAGGTTTTCAATACGGCTAATATAGAAGTACTTTGGGGACATCAAACGAAGGAAATACTTGGTGATATGTCCGGTGTAAATGGTGCCCTCTTGGTAAGCGACAAGGGAGAGGAAACGAAAATTGATATTACCGGATTCTTTGTTGCTATTGGTCACCAGCCTAATACGGCTTTCCTTGGCGGACAGTTAGATTTAGATGAGGTAGGCTATATTAAGACAGAAGGAGGAACATCGAAGACAAATATCCCAGGCGTTTTTGCGGCAGGAGATGTTAAGGATCCGCATTACCGTCAGGCAATTACTGCTGCTGGTTCAGGATGTGTTGCAGCTCTTGATGCTGAACGTTTTTACAATATGAATGTAACGAAGTAA
- a CDS encoding BT_3928 family protein, with amino-acid sequence MYAINHICRLLLGALFIFSGFVKSIDPLGTSYKLFDYFKAGGAAIPENIAIILAVALCAAELFIGLALFLNIKVKFVSWLSLAFMVFFTIITLVLALTDKVADCGCFGDAFKLTNWQTFYKNLVILPFAILVFWQRKRYKEEVSILTSWVAFSLILIAPVLLNLYSLRHLPLINYRPYKIGQNIWSGMQTPPNAPADVYDIKLVYQKNGVKKEFTEQNYPWQDTTWTFVEQKTTLVKKGYVTPIHDFSILAPTDGDITERILKKRGIVFLLIAPNLADANIENAKKANEIYSICNSRNIPFICLSSSTGKQVELFKSKTGALYPIYATDETTLKTAMRSNLGLIMLQDGTITGIWSGYDIPAPEFFKGNISGKQLLALENTKSELLVSVLIGAILLFGFSLLLLRRS; translated from the coding sequence ATGTACGCCATTAACCACATTTGTAGGCTACTCCTTGGAGCTCTCTTTATCTTTTCGGGATTTGTAAAATCAATAGACCCACTAGGTACCAGCTATAAGCTGTTCGATTACTTTAAAGCAGGAGGAGCTGCTATACCTGAAAATATAGCAATTATCCTTGCGGTTGCCCTATGCGCAGCCGAACTCTTTATTGGGCTAGCGCTTTTCCTTAATATTAAAGTAAAATTTGTTTCGTGGCTATCGCTTGCATTTATGGTATTCTTCACCATAATAACGCTTGTATTAGCACTTACCGACAAAGTAGCTGATTGCGGTTGCTTTGGAGATGCTTTTAAGTTAACTAATTGGCAAACATTCTATAAGAACTTGGTGATTTTGCCTTTTGCCATACTGGTATTTTGGCAACGGAAAAGGTATAAAGAAGAAGTTTCCATTCTTACTTCTTGGGTTGCCTTCTCACTAATTCTTATAGCCCCAGTACTGTTGAATCTCTATAGTTTACGACACCTTCCGCTTATCAACTACCGTCCATATAAAATAGGCCAAAATATTTGGTCGGGAATGCAAACCCCACCTAATGCACCCGCTGACGTGTACGACATTAAGCTCGTTTACCAGAAAAATGGGGTTAAAAAAGAGTTTACCGAACAAAACTATCCTTGGCAAGATACTACATGGACGTTTGTTGAACAAAAAACTACATTAGTAAAAAAGGGATACGTCACTCCTATTCACGATTTTTCAATTCTCGCCCCTACCGATGGGGATATTACTGAAAGGATTCTAAAAAAGCGAGGTATTGTATTCCTACTAATAGCACCAAATCTAGCCGATGCCAATATTGAGAATGCTAAGAAAGCAAACGAGATATACAGCATATGCAATAGCAGGAATATTCCTTTTATTTGTTTAAGTTCATCTACAGGAAAACAAGTGGAGTTATTTAAATCTAAGACTGGGGCCCTATATCCTATTTATGCAACCGACGAAACAACTTTAAAAACAGCAATGCGCTCTAACCTTGGGCTAATAATGCTTCAAGATGGAACAATAACTGGCATTTGGAGCGGCTACGATATTCCAGCCCCTGAGTTCTTTAAAGGCAACATTTCAGGGAAACAACTTTTAGCACTAGAAAATACTAAAAGTGAGTTGCTCGTAAGCGTTCTTATTGGAGCAATACTTTTATTTGGATTTTCATTGCTACTGTTAAGAAGAAGCTAG
- the tmk gene encoding dTMP kinase: MSFIVLEGLDGAGKSTQVKMLQEHFEKQGKRTQFLHFPRTDNSIFGDLIAKFLRGDLGAVDSVDPYLVALIYACDRNDAKNAIKEWLDDEIVVIADRYVSSNIAFQCAKIENIEQRKALRDWIINLEFEYYQLPKPSINLFLDVPFSFTKKKLTEQRDGDDRDYLQGKSDIHENDLTLQERVREVYLWQCEVDSSIARIECESESRQMLSPEAINRKVIEVVNNHI, from the coding sequence ATGAGTTTCATAGTCCTTGAAGGCCTAGACGGAGCAGGTAAGTCCACACAAGTCAAAATGTTACAGGAACATTTTGAGAAGCAAGGGAAACGGACCCAATTCCTCCATTTCCCAAGAACAGACAACAGTATTTTTGGGGATCTAATCGCAAAATTTTTACGTGGCGACTTAGGTGCAGTAGATTCTGTAGACCCTTACCTGGTAGCGCTCATATATGCTTGCGACCGAAATGATGCAAAAAACGCCATCAAGGAATGGCTCGATGACGAAATTGTTGTTATCGCCGATAGATATGTATCTTCGAACATTGCATTCCAATGCGCAAAGATTGAAAACATAGAGCAACGGAAGGCTCTAAGAGATTGGATCATCAACCTCGAATTTGAATATTACCAGCTTCCCAAGCCTAGCATCAACCTTTTTCTTGATGTTCCTTTTAGCTTCACAAAAAAGAAGCTTACGGAACAACGCGACGGCGACGACAGAGATTACCTTCAAGGGAAAAGCGACATACATGAAAATGACTTAACCTTGCAGGAACGGGTACGAGAGGTGTATCTTTGGCAATGTGAAGTAGATAGCAGCATAGCCAGAATAGAATGTGAATCGGAATCAAGACAAATGCTATCGCCAGAGGCCATTAACAGAAAAGTAATTGAAGTTGTCAACAATCATATTTAA
- the folP gene encoding dihydropteroate synthase has protein sequence MEKGISFLAQKRTICLEGNLINLSTPVVMGIANVTPDSFYAPSRLSGSDAILARTEEIISQGGAIIDIGGYSSRPNAPEVPVKEEIRRVCDAVCLVKKKFPLLPVSVDTFRSDVVSAVVRNCGAIIVNDISAGEMDEKMFKTVAQLKVPYIAMHMKGTPTDMQQNPSYHDIRNEIFLYFSKKLQQLRLLGVEEVIIDPGFGFGKTVDHNYQILSMLDDFKIFGLPILVGFSRKSMIYRYLGVDSEESLNGTSVLNTVALLRGASILRVHDVKPAVEAISLVEKVNSSNIA, from the coding sequence ATGGAGAAGGGAATAAGCTTTTTAGCGCAAAAGAGAACCATTTGTTTGGAGGGTAACCTGATAAATCTCAGCACGCCAGTGGTTATGGGGATTGCAAATGTTACTCCGGATTCGTTTTATGCTCCCAGTAGGCTAAGCGGAAGTGATGCAATACTTGCAAGAACTGAAGAGATTATTTCTCAAGGAGGTGCAATAATTGATATAGGTGGATATTCGTCACGTCCTAATGCTCCCGAAGTTCCTGTTAAAGAGGAAATTCGCAGGGTTTGCGATGCTGTATGCCTGGTGAAAAAGAAATTTCCATTGCTGCCTGTTTCTGTAGACACCTTTCGTTCGGATGTTGTAAGTGCTGTTGTTCGCAATTGTGGTGCTATTATTGTGAATGATATTTCGGCGGGCGAAATGGACGAAAAGATGTTTAAGACAGTGGCCCAACTAAAAGTGCCTTACATTGCTATGCATATGAAAGGGACACCTACTGATATGCAGCAAAATCCAAGCTATCACGACATCAGAAACGAAATATTTCTTTACTTCTCTAAAAAATTGCAGCAACTGAGGCTTTTGGGTGTAGAAGAAGTTATTATTGATCCCGGTTTTGGTTTTGGTAAAACCGTAGATCATAATTACCAAATATTAAGCATGCTCGATGATTTCAAAATTTTTGGGCTTCCAATACTTGTAGGTTTTTCTCGCAAGTCTATGATATATAGATATTTAGGAGTAGATTCGGAAGAGTCGCTTAATGGAACATCAGTACTTAATACGGTTGCTCTTCTAAGAGGAGCATCAATACTCAGGGTGCATGATGTGAAACCTGCAGTTGAAGCAATATCATTAGTCGAAAAGGTAAACTCATCAAATATAGCCTAG
- the cdaA gene encoding diadenylate cyclase CdaA: MFSFIHITLVDVFDIFLVALLFYQIYMMIRGTAAINIFIGIFLLYVIWLVVRALNMEMLSTILGQIIGVGALALIIVFQQEVRKFLLYIGTRYLSNKNFSIDRFFSSKTGNKALLVGIDALVRACRNMADAKTGALIVLGRRSSLQLYVDTGDYIDATIDSRLIETIFFKNTPMHDGAMIIVNGRIVAARCVLPTTEKLEVPAHFGMRHRAAMGITEHTDSVVIIVSEETGRISVAEHGEIKSGLSAIELRQTLELLFI; the protein is encoded by the coding sequence ATGTTCAGTTTCATTCATATTACCCTGGTAGATGTTTTTGACATCTTCCTGGTAGCCCTTCTCTTTTATCAAATATATATGATGATACGGGGGACGGCTGCAATAAATATCTTTATTGGGATATTTTTACTTTACGTTATATGGCTGGTAGTTAGAGCTTTAAACATGGAAATGCTAAGCACCATTTTAGGCCAAATAATAGGGGTTGGTGCGCTTGCTTTAATTATTGTGTTTCAGCAGGAGGTCAGGAAGTTTCTTCTTTATATTGGAACTAGGTATCTTTCCAATAAGAATTTCTCAATAGATCGTTTTTTTTCATCCAAAACTGGGAATAAAGCCCTACTTGTTGGGATTGATGCTTTAGTTAGAGCATGTCGCAATATGGCTGATGCCAAAACAGGAGCTCTTATAGTGCTAGGTCGTCGCTCTAGCCTGCAGCTTTATGTGGATACAGGCGACTACATTGATGCAACTATAGATAGTCGTCTGATAGAGACCATTTTCTTTAAGAATACGCCAATGCACGATGGAGCAATGATAATTGTAAATGGACGTATTGTTGCTGCACGTTGCGTTCTTCCAACAACCGAAAAACTCGAAGTTCCTGCTCATTTTGGGATGAGGCATAGAGCCGCAATGGGGATTACAGAGCATACCGACTCTGTGGTTATAATAGTATCGGAAGAAACGGGTAGGATTTCAGTTGCCGAGCATGGCGAGATTAAATCAGGGTTGTCTGCGATAGAGTTAAGGCAAACGCTTGAACTTCTTTTTATATGA
- a CDS encoding pirin family protein, translating into MANLFYFPAGDRGHANQGWLDTYHSFSFANYYNPQRMGFGTLRVLNDDYIQPSMGFGMHSHLNMEIITIPLLGQLEHRDNLGHTQIIRANEVQVMSAGTGIFHSEYNYSSKELVNILQLWIYPRANDLEPRYGIQEFDPSQRMNCFQQIVGPDRKKFNTWINQDAWLYLLDLSSNNSVVYKLNKPHKNGVFLFLIEGSANVEKQEMLRRDGMGLIERELVDIRANQDSKFLLVEMPMSSSNL; encoded by the coding sequence ATGGCCAATCTTTTTTACTTTCCAGCAGGAGATCGAGGTCATGCCAATCAGGGATGGCTCGATACTTATCACTCGTTTAGTTTTGCCAACTACTACAATCCCCAAAGGATGGGTTTTGGAACTCTCCGTGTCCTAAATGATGATTATATACAACCATCGATGGGGTTTGGTATGCACTCTCATCTCAATATGGAGATAATTACTATACCGTTATTGGGACAACTTGAGCATCGAGATAATTTAGGGCATACGCAAATTATTCGTGCGAATGAAGTTCAGGTAATGAGCGCTGGAACTGGAATTTTTCATAGCGAGTATAATTATAGTTCCAAAGAACTTGTCAATATTTTACAGCTTTGGATTTATCCACGTGCGAATGATTTAGAGCCTCGATATGGGATTCAGGAGTTTGATCCATCTCAACGAATGAACTGTTTTCAGCAAATAGTAGGGCCTGATAGGAAAAAGTTTAATACATGGATCAATCAAGACGCCTGGCTTTACCTGCTGGATTTGTCGTCGAACAATTCTGTAGTTTATAAGCTGAATAAACCCCATAAGAATGGTGTGTTCCTATTTCTTATTGAAGGGAGCGCTAATGTTGAAAAGCAAGAGATGTTGAGACGTGATGGTATGGGCTTGATAGAGAGAGAATTGGTAGACATTCGTGCAAATCAGGATTCTAAATTTTTACTGGTTGAAATGCCAATGTCTAGTTCTAACTTATAA
- a CDS encoding YqgE/AlgH family protein: MTSNSYNFLGAEFKNKDVKAGNVLISEPFLNDSNFSRTVVLITEHNEKGSFGLILNRPLNKNLADIVSGFDNVLIPLFTGGPVDLNTLHVIHSIGLEVPGTIQVSENLFWGGDFDYLRTLAESHSLDPQTVKFFIGYSGWMANQLNAEIKAKSWVVTNLKPERIFNLPPEDMWNLCLESLGGKFREWLNFPVDPILN; this comes from the coding sequence ATGACTAGTAATAGCTACAACTTTTTGGGCGCTGAGTTTAAGAATAAGGATGTAAAGGCAGGAAACGTGCTCATATCTGAACCTTTTCTTAATGATAGCAACTTCAGCCGAACGGTTGTGCTTATAACTGAGCATAACGAAAAAGGATCATTTGGTTTGATTCTGAATAGACCGCTTAACAAGAATCTTGCAGACATCGTTAGTGGATTTGATAATGTGCTGATACCTCTTTTTACGGGAGGTCCTGTTGACCTTAATACTCTTCATGTTATCCATTCAATAGGACTTGAAGTTCCTGGAACTATACAGGTAAGCGAAAACCTATTTTGGGGAGGTGACTTTGACTATTTAAGGACTTTGGCAGAAAGCCATAGTCTTGATCCTCAAACGGTGAAGTTTTTTATAGGCTATTCTGGATGGATGGCCAATCAGCTTAATGCTGAAATTAAGGCAAAATCGTGGGTGGTTACTAATCTTAAACCCGAGAGAATATTTAATTTACCTCCCGAAGATATGTGGAATCTCTGCCTCGAAAGTTTAGGCGGAAAATTTAGGGAATGGCTAAATTTTCCTGTGGATCCTATTTTAAATTAG
- a CDS encoding aminotransferase class IV — MDHYLCFNGEFIKEQEFSIPGNNRAFYFGDSLFESMHAYSTFIPLFKLHFDRLLQGMEVLGYEQPTTFTSSSVAAIITRLLNRNKQFKSTRVRLTVFRNSGGLYLPTNNSASYLIQTSTLDFDKLAHKQSSMIVDIFPNQIKCAGELSPFKTGNALLYVMAARYAKLNRLHDSIIINQHGRFVELSSSNIFGIKENTLITPPLQEGCVAGIMRNFIIHQLAPKTGYNVELKPITQKDFVDFEEAFATNAVSGIRNIVGIGTKRFYSTKYRGLQQQLEKLMF; from the coding sequence ATGGATCACTACCTATGCTTTAACGGAGAATTCATTAAAGAACAAGAATTTTCGATACCAGGAAATAACCGAGCTTTTTATTTCGGAGATTCTCTATTTGAAAGCATGCACGCATATTCAACATTTATACCTCTTTTCAAACTTCACTTCGACAGGCTTCTTCAAGGGATGGAGGTTTTAGGCTATGAGCAGCCTACCACATTCACATCAAGTTCTGTTGCAGCAATAATAACACGCCTCCTCAACAGAAACAAGCAGTTTAAAAGCACAAGAGTAAGGCTAACGGTATTCCGAAATTCTGGAGGGCTATACCTTCCCACAAACAATTCGGCAAGCTATCTCATTCAAACATCTACACTCGATTTCGACAAGCTAGCGCATAAGCAATCCAGCATGATTGTTGATATTTTTCCGAACCAGATAAAATGCGCAGGAGAGCTATCGCCTTTTAAAACAGGCAATGCGCTCTTATATGTAATGGCGGCTCGCTACGCAAAACTCAACAGGCTTCACGACAGCATTATAATCAATCAACACGGCCGATTCGTAGAACTATCCTCATCAAATATTTTTGGAATAAAAGAGAATACGCTAATAACGCCACCTTTACAAGAAGGGTGCGTTGCAGGCATTATGAGAAATTTCATCATTCACCAACTTGCCCCGAAAACAGGATACAACGTTGAATTAAAACCAATTACCCAAAAAGATTTTGTAGATTTTGAGGAAGCTTTTGCGACCAATGCCGTCTCTGGAATACGAAACATTGTAGGTATTGGCACTAAACGTTTTTACAGCACAAAGTATAGAGGCTTACAGCAACAACTAGAAAAATTAATGTTTTAA
- a CDS encoding rhomboid family intramembrane serine protease, producing MITLIVIAITCAISIIAFNNGQLFEKLLLSPYKVMHKKEYYRILSHGFLHADWVHLLVNMFVLWSFGMGLQGWFNQLLYNGYIASPTQHFLTIYIGGIIISSLSSIVKNRNNYYYSSVGASGAVSAIVFATIFFEPWQSLYLFAIIPIPGIIFGAAYLLYSNYMSKKGGDNINHDAHFYGAVFGFIYPILIDPSLVLHFINQLISFNK from the coding sequence ATGATTACCCTAATTGTAATAGCCATAACCTGTGCAATATCCATAATTGCCTTCAACAACGGTCAACTATTCGAAAAGCTACTGCTTTCCCCCTATAAAGTAATGCACAAAAAGGAATACTATCGTATTCTTAGTCACGGTTTTTTGCATGCCGATTGGGTACATCTTTTGGTTAACATGTTCGTACTTTGGTCTTTTGGAATGGGGCTACAAGGATGGTTCAACCAATTGTTATACAATGGATATATAGCATCACCCACTCAACATTTTCTAACAATTTATATTGGTGGGATCATTATTTCCTCTCTAAGTTCCATTGTTAAGAATAGGAACAACTACTACTATTCGTCGGTAGGTGCATCTGGAGCCGTTTCAGCAATAGTATTTGCCACCATATTTTTTGAACCATGGCAATCGCTTTACCTTTTTGCAATTATCCCCATCCCAGGAATCATATTTGGAGCAGCCTACTTACTATATTCCAACTATATGAGCAAGAAAGGTGGCGATAACATAAATCACGATGCACACTTCTACGGAGCCGTATTCGGCTTTATTTATCCAATTCTTATAGACCCAAGTTTGGTATTGCACTTCATAAACCAGCTAATATCATTCAACAAGTAA
- the holA gene encoding DNA polymerase III subunit delta gives MAKKPKAKDIIADYQRILSDIKNRKFKPIYLLMGDEPLFIDKISNALANDVLSESEKAFNLTLLYGKDTKVDSAITACRRFPMMSDYQVIIIREAQDLANINQMEVYFKSPLKSTILVICMKGKTMDKRSIAYKEAAKHAEVFETYTFYDNEIPEWINLEAKSKGITINEKAAILLTDFLGNDLSKISHEIEKLKTVLPPDRKQITVDDIERNVGISKDYNVFELCNAIGKRDFAKSYKIADYFAKSPKDHPFVVTVGQLYTYFAKVLKLQMLVFNSKKQSGKVPSEAEKLSTTGINSSFILRDYEDTAKRYTPGQSVKAIEYLREYDLKSKGIGNVTLGDDDLLKELIFKIMH, from the coding sequence ATGGCAAAGAAACCAAAGGCAAAAGATATCATTGCTGACTACCAGCGTATCTTATCAGACATAAAAAATCGCAAGTTTAAGCCTATATACCTACTTATGGGCGACGAACCCTTGTTCATTGATAAGATTTCCAACGCACTAGCAAACGATGTACTATCAGAGTCTGAAAAAGCATTTAATCTTACGTTGCTATACGGCAAAGATACCAAAGTAGATTCAGCCATTACTGCCTGTCGCCGCTTCCCTATGATGTCTGATTATCAGGTTATCATCATCCGCGAGGCGCAAGACTTGGCAAACATCAACCAAATGGAGGTTTACTTTAAGTCTCCCCTAAAATCTACCATTTTGGTTATCTGCATGAAAGGAAAAACAATGGATAAACGTTCCATTGCCTACAAAGAAGCAGCAAAGCATGCCGAAGTTTTTGAAACATACACGTTTTACGACAACGAGATACCTGAATGGATTAACCTTGAGGCCAAATCGAAAGGAATTACCATAAACGAGAAGGCAGCTATTCTACTAACCGATTTTTTAGGAAATGACCTTAGTAAAATCAGCCATGAAATCGAAAAGCTAAAAACCGTACTCCCTCCCGATCGAAAGCAAATTACAGTTGACGACATTGAGAGGAATGTCGGCATCAGCAAGGACTACAACGTATTTGAACTCTGCAATGCTATCGGGAAACGCGATTTTGCCAAATCGTATAAGATAGCCGATTACTTTGCCAAATCGCCCAAAGATCATCCTTTTGTAGTTACCGTAGGTCAGCTTTACACCTACTTTGCAAAAGTACTGAAGCTGCAAATGCTCGTATTCAACAGCAAAAAGCAAAGCGGGAAAGTCCCATCGGAAGCCGAAAAACTTTCGACAACAGGTATAAATTCATCCTTTATATTAAGGGATTACGAAGATACCGCAAAACGTTACACCCCAGGACAATCCGTAAAAGCCATTGAGTATCTCCGTGAATATGACCTTAAAAGCAAAGGAATCGGCAATGTAACACTTGGCGACGATGACCTTCTTAAGGAACTCATTTTTAAAATAATGCACTAA
- a CDS encoding AMP nucleosidase, translating into MISKHEIVSDWLERYTGQKNEDFGKYILLTNFNRYVRIFCEIMNTQIIDPSANMLTATAEGITIINFGMGSPNAALIMDLLSAIHPQAVLFLGKCGGLKKKNELGDLILPIAAIRNDGTSDSYMPPEIPALPAFNLQRSVSSVIRNHQKDYWTGTVYTTNRRVWEHDEEFKDYLAKTRAMAIDMETATIFTVGFANEISTGALLLVSDQPMISSGVKTKQSDRLVTEKFVNEHVIIGIESLRELIVGGKSVKHLRF; encoded by the coding sequence ATGATTAGCAAACATGAAATTGTAAGCGACTGGCTTGAACGCTATACGGGACAAAAAAATGAAGACTTTGGGAAGTACATTCTTCTTACCAACTTTAATCGATATGTACGCATTTTTTGCGAGATAATGAACACACAAATCATTGATCCATCTGCAAATATGCTCACAGCAACTGCCGAAGGTATAACCATCATCAACTTTGGTATGGGAAGCCCAAATGCTGCACTAATAATGGATCTGCTGAGCGCCATTCATCCTCAGGCCGTACTTTTTCTGGGCAAATGCGGAGGTCTAAAGAAAAAAAACGAACTAGGAGACCTCATTCTTCCTATTGCAGCCATCCGCAACGATGGAACCTCTGATTCGTATATGCCTCCAGAAATACCGGCACTCCCCGCATTCAATCTCCAACGATCGGTATCGTCAGTCATCCGCAATCATCAAAAAGATTACTGGACAGGAACCGTGTATACAACCAACCGAAGAGTATGGGAGCACGACGAAGAATTTAAGGATTACCTTGCAAAAACACGTGCTATGGCAATAGATATGGAAACAGCTACTATCTTTACCGTAGGATTTGCTAACGAGATTTCCACAGGTGCGCTACTCTTAGTTTCTGATCAGCCAATGATTTCGAGTGGGGTAAAAACAAAGCAAAGCGACCGATTGGTTACAGAGAAATTTGTGAACGAACATGTAATAATTGGAATCGAATCGCTAAGGGAATTAATTGTTGGAGGCAAATCAGTAAAGCACTTAAGATTCTAA
- a CDS encoding type I restriction enzyme HsdR N-terminal domain-containing protein encodes MDVLNLPTCDIKVRRNGVKKEIFDPVRKRFVALTPEEWVRQHFVQFLMNERHVPAMLIGVEVSLKYNGLSKRSDIVVFDRMGQPSLAVECKASNVKIDQKVFDQLARYNMVLNVRYLVVTNGLAHYCCQIDKEKGTYTFLQDIPPFEML; translated from the coding sequence ATGGACGTGTTAAATTTGCCAACTTGCGACATTAAAGTTCGGCGCAACGGCGTAAAGAAGGAAATATTTGATCCTGTTCGTAAGCGTTTTGTGGCACTGACTCCAGAAGAGTGGGTACGGCAGCATTTCGTACAATTCTTGATGAATGAACGTCACGTTCCTGCTATGCTTATAGGGGTAGAGGTTTCTCTGAAATATAATGGGCTTTCTAAACGAAGCGATATTGTTGTATTCGACCGTATGGGGCAACCTTCTTTGGCGGTAGAATGTAAAGCGAGTAATGTAAAAATTGATCAGAAGGTTTTTGACCAACTTGCCCGTTACAATATGGTGCTAAATGTTCGTTATTTGGTTGTTACCAATGGCTTAGCGCATTACTGCTGCCAAATAGATAAAGAAAAGGGAACCTACACCTTCTTGCAGGATATCCCTCCCTTTGAAATGCTTTAG
- a CDS encoding GNAT family N-acetyltransferase: MIKLENEIVKLRAPELSDVDLLYAWENNMEIWRVSNTISPFSKHALIKYIENYKLDIFQTKQLRLMVEAKDQSSLMNYPVGIIDLFDYDPFHQRAGVGILIHNTEHRGRGYATEALKLLTAYAFEYLHLHQLYCNIASNNEPSLKLFTNQDFEIVGLKKDWIRTKNGWLGEYTLQRINPLALISKC; this comes from the coding sequence ATGATTAAGCTTGAGAATGAAATTGTAAAACTCCGTGCTCCCGAACTATCAGACGTTGATCTTCTTTATGCATGGGAAAATAACATGGAGATATGGCGAGTAAGCAACACCATATCCCCCTTCTCAAAGCACGCGCTCATTAAGTACATAGAAAACTACAAACTCGATATTTTTCAGACCAAACAGCTACGCCTGATGGTTGAAGCAAAAGACCAATCATCGTTAATGAACTACCCTGTCGGAATTATCGATCTATTTGACTATGATCCATTTCACCAACGAGCCGGCGTAGGAATTCTGATCCATAATACCGAACATCGAGGTAGAGGCTATGCTACCGAAGCATTAAAACTACTAACCGCATATGCGTTTGAATACCTGCACCTGCACCAACTCTACTGCAATATTGCAAGCAACAACGAACCCAGCCTGAAACTTTTCACAAATCAGGATTTTGAAATTGTAGGACTAAAAAAAGACTGGATCAGAACCAAAAATGGTTGGCTAGGAGAATATACACTTCAAAGGATCAACCCTCTAGCGTTGATTTCAAAATGCTAA